A genomic stretch from Anoplopoma fimbria isolate UVic2021 breed Golden Eagle Sablefish chromosome 8, Afim_UVic_2022, whole genome shotgun sequence includes:
- the b3galt2 gene encoding beta-1,3-galactosyltransferase 2 yields the protein MQWRRRHCCPIKMTWTVKRSLFRTHVAGLLSLALLFTLFLFFSHQDWLPGRSGPRENPLAYTVRGFRSPKGEANQSSSLRSLWRETGYVAPKPLLNLSSQQADGAAGETAGGGGARMAVMGLGDSMSTNNSLQKEMGVGGRLSAQPYRYILNEPFKCRESMPFLIILIAAEPGQAEARNAIRQTWGNESIAMGLGFVRLFLLGTGKSSNTYLQSSIEEESRIHHDIIQQDYQDTYYNLTIKTLMGMNWVATYCPHASYVMKTDSDMFVNTEYLIQKLLKPELPPKQRYFTGYLMRGYAPNRNKDSKWYMPPELYPSERYPIFCSGTGYVFSGDMAELIYQASLSIRRLHLEDVYVGICLAKLRIDPAPPPNEFLFNHWRVSYSSCKYSHLITSHQFHPNELIKYWNHLQSNKHNACINVAKEKNGRYRHRKFHGERPP from the coding sequence ATGCAGTGGAGACGGCGGCATTGCTGTCCCATCAAGATGACCTGGACCGTCAAGCGTTCGCTCTTCCGGACCCATGTGGCCggcctcctctctctggctctgcTCTTCACCCTCTTCTTATTTTTCAGCCACCAGGACTGGCTGCCAGGACGCAGTGGACCCCGGGAAAACCCGCTGGCCTACACCGTCAGGGGCTTCCGCAGCCCCAAGGGAGAAGCCAACCAGAGCAGCTCCCTGAGGAGCCTGTGGAGGGAGACGGGGTATGTAGCGCCAAAGCCACTGCTCAACCTCAGCTCTCAGCAGGCGGATGGGGCAGCGGGggagacagcaggaggaggaggagccaggATGGCCGTAATGGGGCTTGGGGACTCTATGagcacaaacaacagtttaCAGAAGGAGATGGGTGTAGGAGGTAGGCTCAGCGCTCAGCCCTACCGCTACATCCTGAACGAGCCTTTCAAGTGCAGGGAAAGCATGCCcttcctcatcatcctcattgCTGCAGAACCTGGCCAGGCCGAAGCCCGCAACGCCATCCGCCAGACGTGGGGGAATGAGAGCATAGCAATGGGCCTGGGGTTCGTCCGCCTTTTCCTGCTCGGCACAGGAAAGAGCTCAAACACCTACCTCCAGAGCAGCATAGAGGAAGAGAGCCGCATCCACCACGATATCATCCAACAGGACTATCAGGACACTTACTACAACCTGACCATTAAAACCCTGATGGGCATGAACTGGGTGGCCACCTATTGTCCACACGCCTCCTATGTGATGAAGACAGACAGCGACATGTTTGTCAATACAGAGTATCTCATCCAAAAGCTGCTGAAGCCCGAGCTGCCTCCCAAGCAGAGGTACTTCACCGGCTACCTGATGAGGGGCTATGCCCCAAACCGGAACAAGGACAGCAAGTGGTACATGCCGCCGGAGCTGTACCCAAGCGAGCGCTACCCGATATTCTGCTCCGGCACGGGGTACGTGTTCTCAGGGGACATGGCCGAGCTGATCTACCAGGCCTCTCTCAGTATACGCAGGCTGCACCTGGAGGACGTTTACGTGGGGATCTGCCTGGCGAAGCTGCGCATCGACCCGGCGCCCCCTCCCAACGAGTTCCTCTTCAACCATTGGCGGGTGTCTTACTCCAGTTGTAAGTACAGCCACCTGATCACCTCCCATCAGTTCCACCCCAATGAACTCATCAAGTATTGGAACCACTTGCAGAGCAACAAGCACAACGCCTGCATCAACGTGGCCAAGGAAAAAAACGGCAGGTACAGACACCGAAAGTTTCATGGAGAGAGGCCTCCTTGA